The Lysobacter capsici genome has a segment encoding these proteins:
- a CDS encoding helix-turn-helix domain-containing protein: MMMQSNEFAPEGSGSCGARLKQAREAAGLSVEDVAARLKMPARVVYSLENDDIASMGAPVFVRGQLRSYARLVGIDLESQLSGTSVASTAPSELVSHTHTPRYRRVFEQTTRRAVYIVMTAAIAVPIWIATRHPASNSTVQSLDMAAVAPGTANTALPAARPSSATPPQRTPVTASIMPSSAAAAPAKTLVLKFSGDSWVQIVGVDGSKLEEGILGAGQERSYGPGEVASVRLGNTAAVEVSAAGQPLDLAPFSRANVARFTLSSDGSLAPVSD; encoded by the coding sequence GTGATGATGCAGTCGAACGAATTCGCGCCTGAAGGCAGCGGAAGCTGCGGCGCGCGTCTCAAGCAGGCCCGCGAAGCCGCGGGGCTGTCCGTGGAAGACGTGGCCGCGCGGCTGAAAATGCCTGCGCGCGTCGTGTATTCCCTGGAAAACGACGACATCGCCAGCATGGGCGCGCCGGTGTTCGTGCGCGGGCAGTTGCGCAGCTATGCGCGGCTGGTCGGCATCGACCTGGAAAGCCAGCTCAGCGGCACGTCGGTCGCTTCGACCGCGCCGTCCGAACTCGTCAGCCACACCCACACCCCGCGCTATCGCCGCGTGTTCGAACAGACCACGCGCCGCGCCGTCTACATCGTCATGACCGCGGCCATCGCGGTGCCGATCTGGATCGCGACCCGTCATCCGGCCAGCAATTCCACCGTGCAGTCCCTGGACATGGCGGCGGTCGCGCCGGGCACGGCCAACACCGCGTTGCCGGCCGCGCGTCCGTCGTCGGCCACGCCGCCGCAGCGCACCCCGGTCACCGCCTCGATCATGCCGTCCTCGGCCGCCGCCGCGCCGGCCAAGACCCTGGTGCTGAAATTCAGCGGCGACAGCTGGGTGCAGATCGTCGGCGTCGACGGCAGCAAGCTAGAAGAAGGCATCCTCGGCGCAGGCCAGGAGCGCAGCTACGGCCCGGGCGAAGTCGCCAGCGTGCGTCTGGGCAATACCGCCGCGGTGGAAGTCAGCGCCGCCGGCCAACCGCTCGATCTGGCGCCGTTCAGCCGCGCGAACGTCGCGCGCTTTACGCTATCCTCTGACGGTTCCCTCGCGCCAGTCTCCGACTGA
- a CDS encoding YfgM family protein has product MAIDDLLDEHEQSERVLAWLRANGAGLIGGIALGLAAIGGWKWWGNHQLEEHGKAAAQFQAAADAVEAKDKTAAAKVKALPAGTYQTLAQLDLAKSQVDSDQRDAAIATLRSIKTEDAAIAEIVNQRLARLLIDAKQPAEAVKLLGKSTSPLAIEVRGDAQFALGKSELARNDYSAALGKLDEASQRRRLLELKLIEAGGTPAKPEAKS; this is encoded by the coding sequence ATGGCGATAGACGACCTGCTCGACGAACACGAACAAAGCGAACGCGTGCTGGCGTGGTTGCGCGCCAACGGCGCCGGCCTGATCGGCGGCATCGCGCTGGGCCTGGCCGCGATCGGCGGCTGGAAATGGTGGGGCAACCACCAGCTCGAGGAACACGGCAAGGCCGCCGCGCAGTTCCAGGCCGCCGCCGATGCGGTCGAGGCCAAGGACAAGACCGCCGCGGCCAAGGTCAAGGCGCTGCCGGCCGGGACCTACCAGACCCTGGCCCAGCTCGACCTGGCCAAGTCGCAGGTCGACAGCGACCAGCGCGACGCCGCGATCGCGACCCTGCGCAGCATCAAGACCGAAGACGCCGCGATCGCCGAGATCGTCAACCAGCGTCTGGCGCGTCTGCTGATCGACGCCAAGCAGCCGGCCGAAGCGGTCAAGCTGCTCGGCAAATCGACCTCGCCGCTGGCGATCGAGGTGCGCGGCGACGCGCAGTTCGCGCTCGGCAAGAGCGAGCTGGCCCGCAACGACTACAGCGCCGCGCTCGGCAAGCTCGACGAGGCTTCGCAGCGTCGCCGTCTGCTCGAACTCAAGCTCATTGAAGCCGGCGGCACGCCGGCCAAGCCCGAGGCCAAATCTTGA
- the bamB gene encoding outer membrane protein assembly factor BamB, with translation MKQAQKTGRDLRPAVRVAAVVLCAFALAGCSTVKGWFGGKKKDDGKPNEPAELTDFTASVKVDKIWSANAGKGEDRIGVRQGPVVADGRVYAAAIKGGVHAYDLQTGKQVWEYIPKRKDKDKKDKDIRLSGGPGAGDGLVVIGGLDGEVIALDAATGAEKWTAKVTNEVIAAPAIGLGLVFVRSNDGRVTAFDAASGERRWFWTHEVPMLSLRGNGSPAIGPGFVFVGNDDGTLSALAASDGRPTWDQPVAQPEGRSELDRMADVDGTPVLDGTVLYASSFKKQTVAIDAPSGRPIWVSEHGGAGRVGVASDRLIVSDPSGTVYGLDRSSGSALWSQPSLARRNLTGAAVQGDYAVVGDFDGYIHWMKLDTGEFAARERVGGKSLRAAPVVADGVLIVQNVKGELTAFKLQ, from the coding sequence ATGAAGCAAGCTCAGAAGACCGGTCGCGACCTGCGTCCGGCCGTTCGCGTCGCCGCGGTGGTGCTGTGCGCGTTCGCGCTGGCCGGCTGCTCCACGGTCAAGGGTTGGTTCGGCGGCAAGAAGAAGGACGACGGCAAGCCCAACGAGCCGGCCGAACTCACCGATTTCACCGCCAGCGTCAAAGTCGACAAGATCTGGTCGGCCAATGCCGGCAAGGGCGAGGACCGCATCGGCGTGCGCCAGGGCCCGGTCGTGGCCGACGGCCGCGTCTACGCCGCGGCGATCAAGGGCGGCGTGCATGCCTACGATCTGCAAACCGGCAAGCAGGTCTGGGAATACATCCCCAAGCGCAAGGACAAGGACAAGAAGGACAAGGACATCCGCCTGTCCGGCGGCCCCGGCGCGGGCGACGGCCTGGTCGTGATCGGCGGCCTGGACGGCGAAGTGATCGCGCTCGATGCCGCCACCGGCGCCGAGAAGTGGACCGCCAAGGTCACCAACGAAGTCATCGCCGCGCCGGCGATCGGCCTGGGCTTGGTGTTCGTGCGTTCCAACGACGGCCGGGTGACCGCGTTCGACGCCGCCAGCGGCGAGCGTCGCTGGTTCTGGACCCATGAAGTGCCGATGCTGTCGCTGCGCGGCAACGGTTCGCCGGCGATCGGCCCGGGCTTCGTGTTCGTCGGCAACGACGACGGCACCCTCAGCGCGCTGGCCGCCAGCGACGGTCGTCCGACCTGGGACCAGCCGGTCGCGCAGCCTGAAGGCCGCAGCGAACTCGACCGCATGGCCGACGTCGACGGCACTCCGGTGCTCGACGGCACCGTGCTGTACGCGAGCAGCTTCAAGAAGCAGACCGTCGCCATCGACGCCCCGAGCGGCCGTCCGATCTGGGTCAGCGAGCACGGCGGCGCGGGCCGCGTCGGCGTGGCCAGCGATCGCCTGATCGTCAGCGACCCGTCCGGCACCGTCTACGGTCTGGACCGCTCCAGCGGCAGCGCGCTGTGGTCGCAGCCCTCGCTGGCGCGCCGCAACCTGACCGGCGCGGCCGTGCAGGGCGATTACGCGGTGGTCGGCGATTTCGACGGCTACATCCACTGGATGAAGCTCGACACCGGCGAGTTCGCCGCGCGCGAGCGCGTCGGCGGCAAGTCGCTGCGGGCCGCTCCGGTGGTCGCCGACGGCGTGCTGATCGTGCAGAACGTGAAGGGCGAGCTGACGGCGTTCAAGTTGCAGTGA
- the ndk gene encoding nucleoside-diphosphate kinase translates to MALERTLSIIKPDAVAKNVIGEIYSRFEKAGLKVVASKMKQLSKQEAEGFYAVHRERPFFAALVEFMISGPVMIQALQGENAVLKHRDLMGATNPKDAAPGTIRADFADSIDANAVHGSDSLENAAIEIAYFFPATDVYAR, encoded by the coding sequence ATGGCGCTGGAGCGCACCCTGTCCATCATCAAGCCCGACGCCGTCGCCAAGAACGTCATCGGCGAGATCTATTCCCGTTTCGAAAAGGCCGGCCTGAAGGTCGTCGCTTCCAAGATGAAGCAGCTGTCGAAGCAGGAAGCCGAAGGTTTCTACGCGGTCCACCGCGAGCGCCCGTTCTTCGCCGCCCTGGTCGAGTTCATGATCAGCGGCCCGGTGATGATCCAGGCGCTGCAGGGCGAGAACGCCGTGCTCAAGCACCGCGACCTGATGGGCGCCACCAATCCGAAGGACGCCGCGCCGGGCACGATCCGCGCCGACTTCGCCGACAGCATCGACGCCAACGCCGTGCACGGTTCGGACAGCCTGGAGAACGCCGCGATCGAGATCGCGTACTTCTTCCCGGCCACCGACGTGTACGCGCGCTAA
- the pilW gene encoding type IV pilus biogenesis/stability protein PilW, whose translation MRSALTLRKAPARGRVLRLLALLTLIVFATVACNRLSFIRPKMDRKGFKQTAVEYDVGDRRKAPDGAAAAQGRVQSAQRYLEAGDRDKARSELKQALQIDSKSAEAYSLMAVMAEMDGKTAEAGGYYRKAAEYAPDRGAALNNYGVWLCDNNRAAEAMPYFDRTLADPRYGSPAVALANSGACADKLGQNDRADRDLRLALSLDPKSTLALSAMAKRQLRLGNAFEARAFSERRLAIEPISAEALMTASQIEQKLGDTAAAARYVQRMRAEFPDTQGSGIGDGGK comes from the coding sequence GTGCGGTCCGCTCTGACCCTGCGCAAGGCCCCGGCCCGCGGACGCGTCCTGCGCCTGCTGGCCCTGCTGACGCTGATCGTGTTCGCCACCGTCGCCTGCAACCGGCTGAGCTTCATCCGCCCGAAGATGGACCGCAAGGGCTTCAAGCAGACCGCGGTCGAATACGACGTCGGCGATCGGCGCAAGGCGCCCGACGGCGCGGCCGCCGCGCAGGGCCGGGTCCAGTCGGCGCAGCGTTATCTGGAAGCCGGCGACCGCGACAAGGCCCGTTCCGAGCTCAAGCAGGCGCTGCAGATCGATTCCAAGTCGGCCGAGGCCTACAGCCTGATGGCGGTCATGGCCGAGATGGACGGCAAGACCGCCGAGGCCGGCGGCTACTACCGCAAGGCCGCCGAGTACGCGCCCGACCGCGGCGCCGCGCTCAACAACTACGGCGTGTGGCTGTGCGACAACAACCGCGCCGCCGAAGCGATGCCTTATTTCGACCGCACTCTGGCCGATCCGCGCTACGGCAGTCCGGCGGTGGCGCTGGCCAACAGCGGCGCCTGCGCCGACAAGCTCGGCCAGAACGATCGCGCCGACCGCGATCTTCGCCTGGCGCTGTCGCTCGATCCCAAATCCACGCTCGCGCTGAGCGCGATGGCCAAGCGCCAGTTGCGCCTGGGCAACGCCTTCGAAGCGCGGGCATTTTCTGAACGGCGACTGGCCATTGAGCCTATTTCAGCTGAAGCGCTGATGACTGCGTCACAAATCGAACAAAAACTCGGCGACACGGCTGCCGCCGCGAGATACGTTCAGCGAATGAGGGCGGAGTTCCCTGACACGCAGGGCTCCGGAATAGGGGATGGCGGTAAGTGA
- the rlmN gene encoding 23S rRNA (adenine(2503)-C(2))-methyltransferase RlmN, with product MPDNGKTNLFDLDRTQLEDFFEQTLGEKRYRAHQVMKWIHHRYVTDFHDMTDLGKVLRAKLEEHAQVRAPMVIFDKPSTDGTHKWLLGMDAKNAIEAVFIPDKGRGTLCVSSQVGCALNCQFCSTATQGFNRNLSTAEIIGQVWVAARHLGNVPHQQRKLTNVVMMGMGEPLMNFDNVVRAMSIMRDDLGYGLANKRVTLSTAGMVPMIDKLGEVSDVSLAVSLHAANDELRSQLVPLNKKYPIEQLMDACVRYALRKRGTSVTFEYTLMKGVNDQPTHARQLVRLLRQFDNAVQMKDAAKVNLIPFNPFPGTRFERPDEVAIRAFQKLLNDAGMIAPVRRTRGDDIDAACGQLKGQVMDRTRRQAEFRKQLQAQGLSQPDGSVGDAAA from the coding sequence GTGCCCGACAACGGCAAGACCAATCTGTTCGATCTCGACCGCACCCAACTCGAGGATTTCTTCGAGCAGACCCTGGGCGAGAAGCGCTACCGCGCGCATCAGGTGATGAAGTGGATCCATCACCGCTACGTCACCGATTTCCACGACATGACCGACCTGGGCAAGGTGCTGCGCGCCAAGCTCGAAGAGCACGCGCAAGTGCGCGCGCCGATGGTCATTTTCGACAAGCCCTCGACCGACGGCACCCACAAGTGGCTGCTCGGCATGGACGCCAAGAACGCGATCGAGGCGGTGTTCATTCCCGACAAGGGCCGCGGCACGCTGTGCGTGTCCTCGCAGGTCGGCTGCGCCTTGAACTGCCAGTTCTGTTCGACCGCGACCCAGGGCTTCAACCGCAACCTGTCGACCGCCGAGATCATCGGCCAGGTCTGGGTCGCGGCGCGTCACCTCGGCAACGTCCCGCACCAGCAGCGCAAGCTCACCAACGTGGTGATGATGGGCATGGGCGAGCCGCTGATGAATTTCGACAACGTCGTGCGCGCCATGAGCATCATGCGCGACGACCTGGGCTACGGCCTGGCCAACAAGCGCGTGACCCTGTCGACCGCCGGCATGGTGCCGATGATCGACAAGCTCGGCGAGGTCAGCGACGTGTCGCTGGCGGTGTCGCTGCACGCGGCCAACGACGAGTTGCGCAGCCAGTTGGTGCCGCTCAACAAGAAATACCCGATCGAACAATTGATGGACGCCTGCGTGCGTTACGCGCTGCGCAAGCGCGGCACCTCGGTGACCTTCGAGTACACCCTGATGAAGGGCGTCAACGACCAGCCGACCCACGCGCGCCAGCTGGTGCGGCTGCTGCGCCAGTTCGACAACGCGGTGCAGATGAAGGACGCGGCCAAGGTCAACCTGATTCCGTTCAACCCGTTCCCGGGCACCCGTTTCGAGCGCCCGGACGAAGTCGCGATCCGCGCGTTCCAGAAGCTGCTCAACGACGCCGGCATGATCGCGCCGGTGCGCCGCACCCGCGGCGACGACATCGACGCGGCCTGCGGGCAGCTCAAGGGCCAGGTCATGGACCGCACCCGGCGTCAGGCCGAATTCCGCAAGCAACTGCAGGCCCAGGGCCTGAGCCAGCCCGACGGGAGCGTCGGCGATGCCGCGGCTTGA